Proteins found in one Mytilus edulis chromosome 2, xbMytEdul2.2, whole genome shotgun sequence genomic segment:
- the LOC139511749 gene encoding uncharacterized protein — translation FQLYTFHAFVDGAIYPLVYALLPGKSQIIYTRFLTLLKEACQRFDLHLQPTTIFLDYEVAVRNAAYQVFPGITGKGCFFHYTQCIWRKAEDTGLQTHYKNNNDITRLVRRAAVLPLVPMQHVEDIWLNALEEIDEANTNINTLAFTDYVTEYWVETNRHLWNHYDTVGTRTNNHLEGWHHKLKNHVEHPHPNIFNLVKLLKKQQAAIEVRLIQYSAGGKRRQRKRKYIEIDTRLADLKQRLQDNSMTPVEYADAASYLLHIN, via the coding sequence TTTCAACTCTATACATTCCATGCTTTCGTTGACGGAGCCATCTACCCACTGGTTTACGCATTACTACCCGGTAAAAGCCAAATCATCTACACAAGGTTCTTGACACTACTCAAAGAAGCATGCCAACGCTTTGATCTACATCTACAACCAACTACTATATTCTTAGATTATGAAGTTGCAGTACGTAATGCAGCTTATCAAGTATTTCCTGGTATAACTGGCAAAGGTTGCTTCTTTCACTATACACAGTGTATATGGCGAAAGGCTGAAGATACTGGTCTTCAGACTCACTACAAGAACAACAACGATATCACCAGATTGGTTCGACGTGCAGCAGTTCTTCCACTTGTACCAATGCAACATGTAGAGGACATTTGGTTGAATGCATTAGAAGAAATAGATGAAGCCAACACAAACATCAACACATTAGCATTTACAGACTATGTTACAGAATACTGGGTTGAGACTAACCGCCACCTTTGGAACCATTATGACACAGTAGGCACAAGAACCAACAACCACTTAGAAGGCTGGCATCATAAACTGAAGAATCATGTAGAACACCCACACCCAAACATCTTCAACTTGGTAAAACTCCTGAAGAAACAGCAAGCAGCTATTGAGGTTAGACTCATTCAATACTCAGCAGGTGGTAAACGTCGTCAACGTAAAAGAAAGTACATCGAAATTGACACCAGACTAGCTGACCTAAAGCAGAGACTACAAGATAATAGCATGACACCAGTGGAGTATGCAGATGCCGCATCATATCTGTTACATATTAATTAG